From the genome of Argentina anserina chromosome 4, drPotAnse1.1, whole genome shotgun sequence, one region includes:
- the LOC126791233 gene encoding 2-methoxy-6-polyprenyl-1,4-benzoquinol methylase, mitochondrial yields MALRTVTRKFGSKLLPRFSPSSSLLHSHATSFGFKEVREEEKSQMVGNVFSNVASNYDTMNDLMSAGLHRLWKDRLVSKLNPFPGMNHLDVAGGTGDVAFRILDSINSIKRRALLNVVEDDLEEETKVYVCDINPNMLNVGKKRALQRGLGEDKSLLWVEGDAEVLCFGDNTMDGYTIAFGIRNVTHIEKALSEAYRVLKRGGRFLCLELSHVEAPVFKDFYDFYSFSVIPTLGELVAGDRESYQYLVESIRRFPPQETFASMIADADFQKVEYENLFGGVVAIHSGLKV; encoded by the exons ATGGCCTTGAGAACAGTGACAAGGAAGTTTGGGAGTAAACTGTTACCCAGGTTTTCTCCTTCATCATCTCTATTGCATTCTCATGCCACAAGCTTTG GATTCAAAGAAGTacgggaagaagaaaagagtcaAATGGTTGGTAACGTCTTCAGCAATGTTGCGTCAAACTATGATACAATGAATGATTTGATGAGTGCAGGATTACACCGATTATGGAAGGATAG ATTGGTTTCCAAATTGAATCCTTTTCCTGGAATGAATCATCTTGATGTGGCTGGTGGGACAG GGGATGTTGCTTTCAGAATACTAGACAGTATAAACAGCATCAAACGTAGAGCTTTGCTGAATGTTGTTGAAGATGATTTAGAAGAAGAAACTAAGGTGTACGTATGTGACATCAATCCCAACATGTTGAATGTTGGTAAAAAGCGGGCCTTGCAGAGAG GTCTTGGAGAAGACAAATCCCTTCTATGGGTGGAGGGGGATGCAGAAGTCTTATGTTTTGGAGATAATACAATGGATGGTTATACAATTGCATTTGGTATCCGGAACGTCACACACATAGAGAAAGCTCTTTCTGAAGCTTATAG gGTACTAAAACGGGGTGGAAGGTTCCTGTGCCTTGAACTCAGCCATGTAGAAGCACCTGTATTCAAAGACTT CTATGACTTCTATTCATTCTCAGTTATTCCCACCCTAGGAGAGCTAGTTGCAGGAGATAGAGAATCGTATCAGTACTTGGTTGAGAGTATTCGTCGTTTTCCTCCGCAG GAGACATTTGCTTCAATGATTGCGGATGCAGATTTCCAGAAGGTTGAGTATGAAAATCTGTTTGGAGGAGTGGTCGCGATTCATTCAGGGTTGAAAGTTTAG